The following are from one region of the Salvia hispanica cultivar TCC Black 2014 chromosome 1, UniMelb_Shisp_WGS_1.0, whole genome shotgun sequence genome:
- the LOC125223440 gene encoding agamous-like MADS-box protein AGL65, whose amino-acid sequence MGRVKLKIQRLETLNSRQVTYGKRRAGILKKAQEISVLCDIPIVLIMFSPSGKPSIFCGQRSNIDEMIAKYAQLTPKERAKRRLESLETLKRNFKKLDQDVDIEEFLDASTPSIEEMQNRVTTLQAQLAEAHERIRWWSNPDTIEDIEHLDQMENSLRESLNRTHITKEKIFKEPLIQFDCTSQVCGDFGSVYEQELPKPQFANSMQFPLATSSDQDCVNQSWLPGGEGQHMMLSGEPQFLGSRDMECSDYFPNVKEQDLENSREMKNERRLDLLSVDDYSYSAHMRPPLGDQYPYNSFGNLSFPDLIEPGKDVNFQLSSLGYQINGNFDFPHSLVPNAGPCAISMLDDNSYHPPPDCSSN is encoded by the exons ATGGGAAGGGTAAAGCTCAAGATACAGAGATTGGAGACTCTGAACAGCCGCCAGGTTACCTATGGAAAACGAAGGGCTGGAATCTTGAAAAAGGCCCAAGAAATTTCTGTTTTATGTGACATTCCCATTGTACTTATCATGTTTTCTCCATCTGGGAAGCCATCTATATTCTGCGGTCAACGAAG CAACATTGATGAAATGATAGCAAAATATGCTCAACTTACACCAAAAGAAAGGGCAAAGAG GAGGTTGGAGAGTCTTGAA ACTTTAAAAAGAAACTTCAAGAAGCTTGACCAAGATGTTGATATAGAGGAGTTTCTTGATGCAAG TACTCCATCAATTGAG GAAATGCAAAACCGAGTCACGACTCTTCAAGCTCAACTTGCTGAAGCACATGAAAGAATAAG ATGGTGGAGTAATCCCGACACTATTGAAGATATTGAACACCTAGATCAGATGGAAAATTCTCTCCGCGAATCGCTGAATAGGACCCACATAACCAAG GAAAAGATTTTTAAGGAACCGCTTATTCAGTTTGACTGCACAAGCCAG GTGTGTGGAGACTTTGGTAGTGTTTACGAGCAAGAACTTCCCAAACCACAGTTTGCAAACAGCATGCAATTTCCCTTGGCTACAAGCAGTGATCAGGACTGTGTAAACCAGTCATGGCTTCCCGGTGGAGAGGGTCAGCATATGATGCTATCGGGCGAACCCCAGTTCCTAGGTAGTCG AGATATGGAATGCTCGGATTACTTCCCCAATGTGAAAGAACAGGATCTTGAAAATtcaagagagatgaaaaatgaaagaagactAGACTTGTTGTCCGTTGATGATTACTCTTATTCTGCTCACATGCGACCGCCTCTTGGCGATCAATATCCCTATAATTCGTTTGGAAATTTAAGTTTTCCTGACTTGATTGAACCCGGAAAGGATGTAAATTTTCAACTGAGTAGCTTGGGTTACCAGATAAACGGGAATTTTGACTTTCCACATAGTTTGGTTCCTAACGCTGGTCCGTGTGCCATTTCCATGCTAGACGATAACTCTTATCATCCG CCTCCCGACTGCTCCAGCAATTGA
- the LOC125223468 gene encoding chlorophyll a-b binding protein P4, chloroplastic: protein MAAVTTQASAAVFRPSRFLSGSSGRLNREVSVKPSASCYKSFKVEAKKGEWLPGLPSPAYLDGSLAGDNGFDPLGLAEDPENLRWFVQAELVNGRWAMLGVAGMLLPEVLTSIGILNVPKWYDAGKAEYFASSSTLFVIEFILFHYVEIRRWQDIKNPGSVNQDPIFKQYSLPQGEVGYPGGIFNPLNFAPTLEAKEKEIANGRLAMLAFLGFIIQHNVTGKGPFDNLLQHLSDPWHNTIIQTFQG from the exons ATGGCCGCCGTGACCACACAAGCCTCCGCCGCTGTATTCCGGCCAAGCCGGTTCCTGAGCGGTTCGTCGGGAAGACTTAACCGGGAAGTGTCGGTTAAACCGTCGGCATCATGCTACAAATCATTCAAAGTGGAAGCCAAGAAAGGTGAATGGCTACCCGGGCTTCCATCCCCCGCCTATCTCGATGGCAG CCTGGCCGGAGACAACGGGTTCGACCCGTTGGGGCTGGCGGAGGACCCCGAGAACCTGAGGTGGTTCGTCCAGGCGGAGCTCGTGAACGGGCGTTGGGCAATGCTGGGGGTAGCCGGAATGCTGCTGCCAGAGGTCTTGACGTCTATCGGGATCTTGAACGTTCCCAAGTGGTACGACGCAGGAAAGGCCGAGTACTTCGCCTCGTCGTCCACGTTGTTCGTGATCGAGTTCATCCTGTTCCACTACGTAGAGATCAGGAGGTGGCAGGACATAAAGAACCCAGGGAGTGTCAACCAAGATCCCATCTTCAAGCAATACAGCTTGCCCCAGGGCGAAGTCGGCTATCCCGGCGGCATCTTCAACCCCCTTAACTTCGCCCCCACTCTCGAGGCCAAGGAGAAGGAGATCGCCAACG GGAGACTGGCGATGCTGGCCTTCTTAGGATTCATCATCCAACACAACGTCACCGGAAAGGGGCCCTTCGACAACCTCCTGCAGCACCTTTCTGACCCATGGCACAACACAATCATCCAGACATTCCAGGGCTGA
- the LOC125193673 gene encoding serine/threonine-protein phosphatase 7 long form homolog: MDCGKSMKVDNKLITALIECWRPETHTFHLPIGEVTVTLEDMQAIWGLRADGHVFTGRDYHVGYPDWPSKCQALLGWLPDTGARIHALILLGGLILPDTTGCKVPYMWLNALVDPDEVQNISWGSAALSYLYHYLCGASIDQRKELGGPMVLLQLWAWKRMPTLRSLFIGALVHEPYTPCGARWKGTTHIGNAPRFSFEHYRDQISLIKPGQFLWTPYANCMLTDYCRDVTGCSHCDTYLICWAYVEAHEAGRVRRQFNQYQEISQSVDRMLKEADHLKKNNRRGKKGTNWEEMRQFFIGK, encoded by the exons ATGGATTGTGGGAAGTCGATGAAGGTCGACAATAAGCTTATCACGGCTTTGATTGAGTGTTGGAGGCCGGAAACGCACACTTTCCATCTACCGATTGGAGAGGTGACGGTGACTTTAGAAGATATGCAAGCCATTTGGGGCTTGAGAGCGGACGGTCACGTTTTCACAGGTCGTGACTATCATGTCGGATATCCCGATTGGCCTAGCAAGTGCCAAGCTTTGCTGGGATGGTTACCAGATACAGG GGCACGTATCCATGCCCTAATCTTGTTAGGAGGACTCATTCTACCAGACACCACGGGGTGTAAGGTTCCTTATATGTGGCTGAATGCATTGGTGGATCCGGACGAAGTGCAGAATATTAGTTGGGGTAGTGCGGCTTTGTCGTACCTGTATCATTATCTGTGTGGGGCTTCCATAGATCAGAGGAAAGAGTTGGGTGGGCCTATGGTGCTTCTGCAGCTATGGGCGTGGAAAAGAATGCCCAcattgaggtcgttgttcatAGGAGCGCTCGTACACGAGCCATATACGCCATGTGGCGCCAG gtgGAAAGGAACTACGCATATAGGAAATGCTCCTAGATTTTCGTTTGAGCATTACCGTGATCAAATATCTTTGATTAAACCTGGGCAG TTTTTGTGGACGCCATATGCAAATTGCATGCTGACTGACTACTGTAGGGATGTGACTGGATGCTCCCATTGTGACACTTATTTGATATGTTGGGCATATGTCGAGGCGCATGAGGCTGGACGAGTGCGCAGACAATTTAATCAGTACCAGGAGATTTCTCAATCCGTAGATAGGATGCTCAAAGAAGCTgatcatttgaaaaaaaataatcggCGTGGTAAGAAAGGAACTAATTGGGAAGAAATGCGTCAGTTCTTTATTGGGAAATGA
- the LOC125193682 gene encoding E3 ubiquitin-protein ligase RNF130-like codes for MASYRNRATWYDRSMLQSDETIFVIPPNQSRHRSSNWYDCSMLQGDDTIFLVPRIQSRRFVAAADGHDRNQLGVARRRRMMIAEHMRSKLVVRDHSHRDDDDDDDDDGLGVCVICQDNLNLVAQNHKIVRLDCAHYYHPRCITNWLNVKNTCPLCQAPVV; via the coding sequence ATGGCTTCCTACAGAAATCGCGCGACTTGGTATGACCGGTCGATGCTGCAGAGCGACGAGACGATCTTCGTGATCCCGCCCAATCAGAGCCGTCACCGCTCCTCTAATTGGTACGACTGCTCGATGCTGCAGGGAGACGACACCATCTTCCTCGTCCCACGCATCCAGAGCCGTCGattcgtcgccgccgccgacgGTCATGATCGAAATCAATTAGGGGTtgcgaggaggaggaggatgatGATCGCGGAGCACATGAGAAGTAAATTAGTGGTGCGTGATCACAGTCAcagagatgatgatgatgatgatgatgatgatggacTTGGAGTGTGCGTGATTTGTCAAGacaatttgaatttggtagcgcaaaatcataaaatcgtGAGACTTGATTGCGCCCACTATTATCACCCGCGCTGCATCACCAATTGGCTCAACGTCAAGAACACGTGTCCCTTGTGTCAAGCACCTGTCGTTTAG